One Gimesia aquarii DNA segment encodes these proteins:
- a CDS encoding phytanoyl-CoA dioxygenase family protein, whose translation MTVSTGIITEDHKKQFVEEGYFILEKVISEEHLQIIRDACDHLIDLMHQEMDRLGTDHIHISHRGKRYHIAKKYDQAPRLDEYVFGDLMAEICKATIGDTAYLFYDQYVVKAAEKGIKFSWHQDSGYLGFRHRPYVTCWAAVDDMTVENGTVDVLPYSTIGVRSLVEHIQDPETGDKTGYFGKEPGVTAVVPAGSLAVFSSLTFHRSGANTTDKMRRAYVTQYSPAPIIDPETQEPKHLVVPFLKDGDRVVS comes from the coding sequence ATGACTGTCTCAACGGGAATCATCACCGAAGATCATAAGAAACAATTTGTCGAGGAAGGTTATTTCATTCTGGAAAAGGTGATTTCTGAAGAGCACCTGCAGATCATCCGGGATGCGTGTGACCACTTGATCGATTTAATGCATCAGGAAATGGATCGTCTGGGGACTGATCACATTCATATCAGCCATCGTGGCAAACGCTATCATATCGCTAAGAAATATGATCAGGCGCCTCGACTGGATGAGTATGTGTTTGGCGATCTGATGGCCGAAATCTGCAAAGCCACGATCGGTGATACTGCGTATCTGTTTTACGATCAATATGTGGTCAAAGCGGCTGAGAAGGGGATTAAGTTTTCCTGGCATCAGGACTCCGGTTATCTGGGCTTTCGTCATCGCCCTTATGTGACATGTTGGGCGGCCGTTGACGATATGACTGTCGAAAATGGAACCGTCGATGTATTACCTTATTCCACCATCGGTGTTCGTTCGTTGGTCGAGCACATTCAAGATCCGGAAACCGGAGATAAAACCGGTTACTTTGGTAAAGAGCCAGGAGTGACTGCTGTAGTACCGGCGGGTAGTCTCGCTGTCTTCAGTTCGCTTACCTTTCATCGGAGCGGCGCGAATACAACAGATAAGATGCGCCGGGCTTACGTGACGCAATACTCTCCCGCACCGATTATTGATCCTGAGACTCAAGAACCCAAACATCTGGTGGTGCCTTTCTTAAAGGATGGTGACAGAGTCGTTTCTTAA
- a CDS encoding GNAT family N-acetyltransferase has protein sequence MDYIIKQARSEDFLEIAALDRSAWPQEPDTFIPDGEHAWRLWCEYATVLIAEIANENHRHTIAGVLLMFPTKTGEIFLHKIMVHPDFRGQGIGSALMKQALQAAKSVVLLTVNPDNAPAVRLYESFGFRTRTRIEGYYRPHEHRLLMEYLPAQ, from the coding sequence GTGGACTACATTATCAAACAGGCCCGATCTGAAGATTTTCTTGAAATTGCAGCTCTGGACCGAAGCGCCTGGCCTCAAGAACCGGATACATTTATTCCCGATGGCGAACACGCCTGGCGACTGTGGTGTGAGTATGCCACCGTCTTGATTGCTGAAATTGCCAATGAAAATCATCGACACACAATTGCCGGCGTACTTTTAATGTTCCCTACTAAGACGGGAGAAATATTCTTGCATAAAATCATGGTCCACCCGGACTTTCGTGGGCAAGGCATTGGATCGGCGCTTATGAAACAGGCACTTCAGGCTGCGAAATCGGTTGTATTACTGACAGTAAACCCCGACAATGCTCCTGCAGTCCGACTCTATGAAAGTTTTGGGTTTCGTACAAGAACTCGGATTGAAGGCTACTATCGACCACATGAACATCGACTGTTGATGGAATATCTACCCGCACAATAA
- a CDS encoding arylsulfatase: MNARRNILVVVVFLSYFLIRGGWQSIQAKERSGQPNIILVMTDDQGYWDTGISGNPHIETPTIDRMAAEGVTFTRFYANMVCAPTRAGLMTGRHYLRTGLYNTRFGGDTLGSQETTIAQVLKSAGYKTGLFGKWHLGRYAQYQPHRRGFDHFFGHYHGHIERYTNPDQVVVNGQPVETRGYVTDLFTDAAIDFIKRYKTQPFFCFLAYNAPHSPFLLDTSHYGQPKGDQLIKKYLDKGLPLREARIYAMVERIDENLKRLLQSVHDLGIDQETVVIFTSDNGGVSRGYKAGLKGSKASAYEGGIRVPFVVRWSGHFPAGKTTGAMAAQTDLFPTFCELAGIQVPAKLKLDGKSILSLMEQGGGKSPHKYLYHTWDRYTPNPYHRWSIHGERFKLVLHDSKGKKKKIEPMGQLYDLSADSGETQDLAKQYPEEAKQLRTEFLRWFDDVTAGQVYQPMPIPVGDDQEPAVELQPSWAILKGGSLEYSFDGYDWDTIDNWQSNQGTAVWQLDVLKAGRYALEMSYGYRSAQPETGQLQISVGQEKILCQLPMSTSQNVFFKTTAGTLQLKQGRQALKVQATKVAGLKGLRLNSIWLKYISDK, translated from the coding sequence ATGAACGCGCGAAGAAATATTTTAGTTGTCGTTGTATTTCTTTCCTACTTTTTGATACGTGGTGGCTGGCAGTCCATTCAAGCGAAAGAACGATCCGGGCAGCCCAATATCATTCTGGTGATGACCGACGATCAGGGGTATTGGGATACGGGAATTTCCGGTAATCCACACATTGAGACCCCAACCATAGATCGAATGGCGGCTGAGGGGGTGACGTTTACCCGTTTTTATGCGAATATGGTCTGTGCTCCCACACGGGCTGGTTTAATGACGGGCCGCCATTATCTTCGTACCGGTTTGTATAACACTCGTTTTGGCGGTGATACACTGGGGAGTCAAGAGACAACGATTGCCCAAGTCTTGAAATCAGCCGGCTATAAAACGGGATTGTTCGGGAAATGGCATCTGGGACGATATGCGCAGTATCAACCACATCGTCGTGGCTTTGATCATTTTTTTGGTCATTATCATGGTCACATTGAACGCTATACGAACCCGGATCAGGTGGTTGTCAATGGTCAGCCTGTAGAAACGCGTGGTTATGTTACCGATCTATTTACCGATGCAGCCATTGATTTCATAAAGCGTTACAAAACACAACCATTCTTTTGTTTTCTGGCTTATAACGCACCGCATTCTCCCTTTTTGTTGGATACGTCGCACTACGGTCAGCCGAAAGGGGATCAACTGATTAAAAAATATCTTGACAAGGGACTGCCTTTGCGGGAAGCGCGGATATACGCCATGGTTGAGCGGATCGATGAGAATCTGAAACGGTTGCTGCAGTCGGTTCACGATCTCGGGATTGATCAGGAAACGGTAGTCATATTTACCAGTGATAATGGTGGGGTCAGCCGAGGATACAAGGCAGGTCTTAAAGGAAGTAAAGCGAGTGCCTATGAAGGCGGTATTCGTGTGCCGTTTGTTGTGCGATGGTCGGGGCATTTTCCAGCAGGAAAGACCACGGGTGCGATGGCGGCACAAACGGACCTCTTCCCTACGTTTTGTGAGCTGGCAGGAATTCAAGTCCCCGCGAAACTCAAGTTGGATGGAAAGTCAATTCTTTCTCTAATGGAACAGGGAGGGGGAAAGTCGCCGCATAAATATCTCTATCATACCTGGGATCGGTATACGCCGAATCCCTATCACCGCTGGTCGATTCACGGTGAGCGTTTCAAATTGGTGTTACATGATTCAAAGGGGAAAAAGAAAAAAATAGAGCCCATGGGACAACTTTATGATCTAAGTGCCGACTCGGGTGAGACACAAGATCTTGCGAAACAATATCCGGAAGAAGCGAAACAATTGCGTACTGAGTTTCTGCGTTGGTTTGATGATGTGACAGCCGGGCAGGTTTATCAACCAATGCCCATTCCAGTAGGTGATGATCAGGAGCCTGCAGTCGAACTGCAACCTAGTTGGGCCATCTTAAAAGGGGGCAGCCTCGAATATTCCTTTGATGGTTATGACTGGGATACCATTGACAATTGGCAGTCGAATCAGGGGACTGCCGTTTGGCAGCTCGATGTATTAAAAGCGGGCCGGTATGCTCTGGAAATGAGCTATGGGTATCGATCAGCACAACCAGAAACAGGGCAACTACAAATCTCAGTGGGCCAGGAAAAAATTCTTTGTCAGCTTCCCATGAGTACGAGTCAGAATGTATTTTTCAAAACAACGGCTGGAACTCTGCAACTGAAACAGGGACGGCAGGCATTGAAGGTTCAAGCGACCAAAGTTGCTGGGTTAAAGGGTTTGCGTCTGAATTCGATCTGGTTGAAGTACATATCAGATAAATGA
- a CDS encoding Gfo/Idh/MocA family protein, whose protein sequence is MTSQKLSRRTFVKTVASGLPMACIAPGVFVNTARAADKPRSPNERLKIGSIGMRYQGSVIADKAQEYGDIVAIADVDREIAEKARKQFGGKATLFEDYREMLEKADIDVVTIGAPDHWHTKMLIDACQAGKDVYCEKPLTLTVDEGKILNKVVKETKAVVQVGTWQRSDHRFRQAVEMVHDGRIGNLKKVTVTLSKNKTSGSFKPEPVPSVLNWDLWQGQTPDVPYIKERCHYTFRWWYEYSGGQMTDWGAHHIDIAQWGAGMQDSGPVDIEGTATFPNVKNGYNVAIDYHLKARYANGVILEVNDTGRTGVMFEGDRGRIFVNRGTIAGKPVEDLAKRPLPREAFKIYGHDNLSRPPRMGKLDAIVNHMGNFFDCIQSRETPISSVENQHRSVTVCHIGNISQRLGRKLTWDPQQEQFVGDAEANTWLKREQRAGYEIKDT, encoded by the coding sequence ATGACTTCACAGAAACTATCTCGCCGCACGTTTGTTAAAACGGTTGCGTCCGGACTTCCCATGGCTTGTATTGCTCCAGGAGTTTTTGTGAATACAGCACGCGCGGCCGACAAACCACGTAGTCCGAACGAACGCTTAAAAATTGGTTCGATTGGGATGCGGTATCAAGGGTCCGTCATCGCTGATAAAGCTCAAGAATACGGTGATATTGTTGCCATCGCTGATGTGGATCGGGAGATTGCTGAGAAAGCCCGCAAGCAGTTTGGGGGAAAGGCAACGCTATTCGAAGATTATCGGGAAATGCTGGAAAAGGCAGACATTGATGTGGTAACCATTGGTGCTCCCGACCATTGGCATACCAAGATGTTGATCGACGCTTGCCAGGCCGGCAAGGATGTTTACTGTGAAAAGCCGTTAACTTTGACAGTAGATGAAGGAAAGATCCTCAACAAGGTTGTCAAAGAAACCAAAGCGGTAGTGCAGGTGGGAACGTGGCAGCGAAGCGATCACCGTTTTCGACAAGCTGTCGAAATGGTCCACGATGGCCGCATTGGTAATCTCAAAAAAGTGACTGTGACGCTCAGTAAGAATAAAACCAGTGGTTCGTTTAAACCAGAGCCTGTTCCCTCGGTTCTGAACTGGGATCTTTGGCAGGGACAGACGCCTGATGTCCCTTACATTAAAGAACGCTGTCACTATACGTTCCGTTGGTGGTATGAATATTCTGGCGGTCAGATGACAGACTGGGGCGCACATCACATCGATATCGCACAATGGGGGGCTGGTATGCAGGACTCCGGTCCCGTTGATATCGAGGGAACGGCGACATTCCCGAATGTCAAAAATGGTTATAATGTCGCCATCGATTATCATTTAAAGGCCCGCTATGCCAACGGGGTGATTCTGGAAGTGAATGACACTGGCCGTACAGGTGTGATGTTTGAAGGAGACCGCGGACGAATCTTTGTGAACCGGGGGACGATTGCCGGTAAACCTGTCGAGGACTTGGCGAAGAGGCCTTTGCCGCGTGAAGCATTCAAGATTTATGGTCACGACAACCTTTCGCGACCTCCTCGTATGGGCAAGCTGGATGCGATTGTCAATCACATGGGGAATTTCTTTGACTGTATTCAATCTCGTGAAACACCGATCTCCAGTGTGGAAAATCAACATCGTTCTGTAACTGTCTGTCATATTGGGAATATTTCACAACGCTTAGGCAGAAAACTAACTTGGGATCCACAACAGGAACAGTTTGTAGGCGATGCCGAAGCGAATACCTGGCTCAAACGCGAACAGCGGGCCGGCTATGAAATCAAAGACACCTAA
- a CDS encoding XylR family transcriptional regulator, with protein sequence MAKSSIPHVALFIETSRSHGRGVLNGIRQFIAENEEWSVFMMPRSLDSQIPDWISRWKGDGIISRTSSQEMADAITQSGIPTVELRSTKLKHAFPFLGIDNRAMGRMVAEHFLERGIRHFGVYEIGIEVYFEERRDNYIQTVENAGYKVSVFSAAEDSEVPREWEKHQEQMVKWVKGLPKPVGIMACTDQLGFWLLDACDRAGISVPDEVAVVGVENDDILCMMARPQLSSVAFNSTRIGFEAAALLSRLMKGAPVPQEPFLVTPLGIVTRQSSDVVAVDDPELASALRFIRENACKGIQVNDILKAVPMSRTALERQMKAAIGRSPKAEIIRTQLERAKELLVSTDFSLTQITERIGFRHSQYFSTLFKEKTGETPGAYRAKMR encoded by the coding sequence ATGGCTAAATCTTCGATTCCTCATGTCGCATTGTTTATTGAAACGTCTCGCTCTCATGGTCGTGGAGTGCTGAATGGAATTCGTCAGTTCATTGCCGAAAACGAGGAATGGTCGGTTTTTATGATGCCGCGTTCGTTGGATTCTCAAATTCCCGATTGGATTTCTCGCTGGAAGGGTGATGGGATTATCAGTCGCACTTCCAGTCAGGAAATGGCAGATGCGATTACACAGTCGGGAATACCAACAGTAGAATTGCGTTCTACCAAGCTAAAACATGCGTTTCCCTTTTTGGGAATTGATAATCGGGCTATGGGACGAATGGTGGCCGAACATTTTCTGGAGCGTGGCATTCGTCACTTTGGCGTTTATGAAATTGGGATTGAAGTTTATTTTGAAGAGCGTCGTGATAATTATATTCAAACAGTAGAGAATGCTGGTTACAAAGTGAGCGTCTTCTCAGCAGCCGAAGATTCTGAAGTTCCCCGCGAATGGGAAAAACATCAGGAACAAATGGTGAAATGGGTCAAAGGGTTACCCAAGCCGGTCGGGATTATGGCATGCACTGACCAACTCGGATTCTGGCTGTTAGATGCCTGTGATCGAGCGGGGATTTCTGTACCCGACGAAGTGGCAGTCGTAGGTGTCGAAAATGATGATATTCTCTGCATGATGGCCCGTCCCCAACTATCGAGTGTCGCTTTTAATTCGACTCGCATCGGATTTGAGGCAGCTGCATTACTCAGTCGTTTGATGAAAGGAGCTCCGGTTCCTCAAGAACCTTTTCTGGTAACTCCCTTGGGAATCGTGACCAGACAATCTTCGGATGTTGTCGCCGTTGATGATCCTGAACTGGCATCGGCACTACGATTCATTCGAGAAAATGCCTGCAAGGGAATTCAAGTGAATGATATTCTCAAAGCAGTACCGATGTCACGAACCGCCTTAGAGCGACAGATGAAGGCAGCCATCGGTCGTTCTCCCAAGGCGGAGATTATTAGAACACAGCTTGAACGTGCCAAGGAATTATTGGTATCGACCGATTTTTCACTCACCCAAATTACCGAGAGAATCGGATTTCGCCACTCTCAATACTTCAGTACCTTATTCAAAGAGAAGACAGGCGAAACACCGGGAGCCTATCGCGCGAAAATGCGTTAA
- a CDS encoding sugar phosphate isomerase/epimerase family protein has product MSGSLNRRDFNKQLLGSALSAGLVGNVFAAGTDGNQKPFQLNYIVASCMYGTLPLETILQETPKTGAQYLEIWAKRHGNQREQIDELGIDKTKQLFNKYKVKLGSFTCFKYGLFNMQGEMDLVKKLGGDMVICNSGGPKGLKGGELKSAIKVFAEKLKPHVGAAEEKGIIIGLENHGGGLINDPDTQRWLMDALPSEHFGIALAPYHLEQDPEKIAKLILDLDERLVHFQAWQHGMGCMKKLPKEQELMQLPGRGDLNFVPILAALKKINYPGRTEIFMHPVPRGIPILPTTDEVTAEINRSRAYLENCLKQA; this is encoded by the coding sequence ATGTCCGGTTCGCTTAATCGTCGTGATTTCAATAAACAACTTCTGGGTAGCGCACTTTCAGCAGGTTTGGTGGGAAACGTGTTCGCCGCGGGCACAGATGGTAATCAAAAACCATTCCAATTGAATTACATCGTAGCTTCTTGTATGTATGGGACATTGCCGCTGGAAACCATTTTGCAGGAGACCCCCAAAACGGGCGCACAATATCTGGAAATCTGGGCGAAGCGACATGGAAATCAACGCGAACAAATTGATGAATTAGGCATCGACAAAACCAAACAGCTCTTTAATAAATACAAAGTCAAGCTCGGTAGTTTTACCTGCTTCAAGTATGGTCTCTTCAATATGCAGGGAGAGATGGATCTGGTCAAAAAATTGGGTGGTGATATGGTCATCTGCAATAGTGGAGGACCGAAAGGTTTGAAGGGAGGCGAACTCAAGTCGGCAATCAAAGTCTTTGCCGAGAAACTAAAACCGCATGTAGGTGCAGCGGAAGAGAAAGGTATCATTATCGGTCTGGAGAATCATGGAGGTGGTTTAATTAATGATCCGGATACTCAGCGCTGGTTGATGGATGCACTGCCTTCCGAACATTTTGGCATCGCCTTGGCACCCTATCATTTGGAACAGGATCCAGAAAAGATAGCCAAGTTAATTTTAGACCTGGATGAGCGGCTGGTGCATTTTCAAGCCTGGCAACACGGTATGGGCTGCATGAAGAAACTTCCCAAAGAACAGGAACTAATGCAATTACCGGGTAGAGGCGATCTGAATTTCGTTCCGATCTTAGCCGCATTGAAAAAAATCAATTATCCGGGACGAACGGAAATCTTTATGCACCCTGTACCACGGGGCATTCCAATTTTGCCAACTACCGACGAAGTCACAGCCGAAATCAATCGATCACGCGCTTATCTCGAAAACTGTTTGAAGCAAGCCTGA
- a CDS encoding DJ-1/PfpI family protein, protein MNKVLIIVGDATETVDTLYPYYRLIEGGYEPVVAAPEKRLYQMVLHEVKPGWTITKEWEGYTIQADIAFKDINPEEYLSIFFSGGRAPEYIRDDEDLIRITQHFFEKNKPIASVCHGVEIPARAGCVKGRRMATVPKCQFDLEVCGGTFVNEACVIDGNLVSGRTYHDHGQYIGPWMKLLDEARNQY, encoded by the coding sequence ATGAACAAAGTGTTAATCATCGTTGGGGATGCAACTGAAACTGTCGATACACTTTACCCCTATTATCGATTGATCGAGGGGGGCTATGAGCCTGTTGTTGCTGCACCGGAAAAGCGTCTTTATCAGATGGTTCTCCACGAAGTAAAGCCAGGTTGGACCATCACCAAAGAGTGGGAAGGGTACACGATTCAAGCAGATATCGCTTTCAAGGATATCAATCCTGAGGAATATCTCAGTATCTTTTTCAGTGGGGGCCGCGCTCCGGAATATATTCGCGATGATGAAGATCTGATTCGGATTACACAACATTTCTTCGAAAAAAATAAACCCATTGCTTCGGTCTGTCACGGCGTAGAAATACCAGCACGTGCAGGTTGTGTTAAGGGGCGTCGCATGGCGACGGTACCGAAATGCCAGTTTGATCTGGAAGTATGCGGCGGTACCTTTGTGAATGAGGCCTGTGTGATCGACGGCAATCTGGTAAGTGGCCGCACCTATCATGACCATGGTCAATACATTGGTCCCTGGATGAAGCTGCTCGATGAAGCACGAAATCAATATTAG